Genomic segment of Scomber scombrus chromosome 18, fScoSco1.1, whole genome shotgun sequence:
ATAACTTAAGGTGTTTTTGGCTGATTATACATTATTGGACACAGAATAGCATCACCACTGTGGTTCAACTTGTTGTCACTAATGGAAAAATAGACAAAGAACAATATCTacaaagtttgacatttttgaccCTGTCAAAATCATTGTGATgcagattaatttaaaaaatacagtggGGGCAAAAAATATGTTGCAGtaaagtgtttctttttctccctcacaGAGTTTGAAAAGAAAGGAATGTGATTGTTCCTACCAAAAAGTAATCAGTGGAAGAGAGACATCTCTACCAATaagataaagagacagaggacagatgtacTTCTATATGAGTACTGAGATGCATGACAGAAGTGTAGGTGTGGGCACAagcccacagacacacaacacaacataaaacaaacacacatgcacacattttctgtcttagACATTAAACACTGCATTATACTGGGAGGTCAAAGAAGGTTTGGTcttgttctgtctttctttaaCTAACCAGACTTTTTGATTGTTACATTGTTTTTGCCACATTTGTAAAGAAATGTGGCAAACACACTAATGGTTAATCCACAGTAATGGTAGAGATAAATAAATAGGAAACATACTATAGCACACAGTAAGGTCACAGGTGTAACGCTATCACCTATTACTATTCAGAAAGCTCATTACTCTTTTTCCTGTACACCTGTGATTTGATTGTGAAACAGAAAACCTCACTGcaaacattttatgtttttgttcgCTAATCACGTGTGTAATTCCAGTGTTTGCAAAGAGTTGAATagaattaaatatgattaaagaCAGACCATCACTGTTTTAATTAGCTAATAAATGATATCAGGACTTGGTACTTCATGGTAAATTTACACAGGTTTGGCTTCCCAACATAGACAACACTGAACCCTCAGGATGTGGGTTCTATCGCACATGGAAATACTGCTCATTTTAGTCAACATCTGCTGCAGTCTACTTGTGATTGTCTCTAAGATTATCCAATTACAATATAACAAATTCTTCAACAAAACAGAGGAGTTATGTCCTTTTTTCCACCAAATGTACTTAGTAGTCCTAATGATTCTGTGGTATTCACAAAATCAAGTCTTTAGGCAACAACTCTTTCATTTAAACCCCGTATAGACTTGGTTCTGTCGACGTGTAAGTGCAATTTCTCTCTGTTGATATCAAAACAAGGTTCCAAGGAGAGTTTTGAAATTGCACTATTTTCTGCAGTAATACAGCTATGCAGTTTCAGTCCCACTCAGCTTCTGTGCTTGCACACAGTTTGTCAGTCTTTGGGTGCCACTCATTACTTCATACCAGCAACTGTCCTTGTAGAGGTccaccttttatttatattccaCATTCTTCTCACCCACCTCTTACTCCATCCAGGTGTAGTTACAGGTTCATCAGACAGGCATTAGTAGTGTTACTGAGGAGATCTCACAGGACGAGCAGGTTActgacaaatgaataaatacttaTATGAAGGGAGTCACTCTGCTGCACCTCTGGATTATCCACAAAATACTCCAAGTTTACTTTGTGTCCCtggaaataaaggaaaacacactttaaactACATACTGGCACAGTTTTCCTAAATGGACAAAATGGTTTGTTCATAAATGGGTTAATTCACCAATTTCTGCTTTATTTCTACACATAATTTAAACCCACCTGggattgttttagttttacattAGCATTGCTCTCATAGCTGCCTTGCTGATTCGCTTGCGATTCTTCCTCATCCTTTTCTTTGGACGGGCTGGGGGCCTGGGGCCTGCTGGAGCTGATGGCTGCTTTGTGGTAGTTGTAGATGTTGTCTCTGTAAGAACAGGATTTAAATATTAGtagaaaattaacaaaaaccTATTACCTTTATGCTTGCAGCTTTGCAATATTGTGAACATCATCCactaattaattacatttaaccACTAAATTTCTTAATTCCATTATGTGTTTAAGTATTAAGTAATGTCTATTACCTGGTTTCtgcgttgttgttgtttgcagatgatgatgatgatgtttactGTGCAGGTGGTGTTGACTAtctgtctccttttctttctgccGCTCCTCTTGCTGCTGTCGCAGTATCTCCTTCTCTTGGTCCAACCTCTTGTGTAGGAGTAGCagctcttttttctcctcctctagtTTTTCCTTCTCAAGCTGTAATATCCTGTCCTCCTCTGGAGTCTCGTTATCTTTCCGTCTCGCCTGCCCTCGAGGGTCTGGATTTGGCTCTTTGGTAGGCCTGAACCTGCTTCCGACCTGATCGACGGTTGCCTCAGTGGGACTGAACTTGGCTTGAGGACTGTGAGTTGCTGGCTTTGAAAACTTGGATTTGTCATCTTGCCATGATGGgcggtgtgtttgtgtttcactaTTTCCCTCATTAACCTTCCACTCAGTATTGTTGAGCAGTAACCCATCCCATCCTTCTGCCAACTTTTGCTCAACGCCAACATTGTCCACTGCGGATTGAGTCTTATTTCCTTCTGAGATCTTACCATTCTTCCTCTCCACATTCCCCTGATTCTCTCTTTGGTCTTTAGTCCCAAGAGGCCCTGTGGAGTTATGTGCCCAGTGTGGACCATAGAGAATAGCCTCTTCAGACTGAGATGTGTCCTCCTCAGGCAGACTGTACCCTTCTCCATGCTGAGTGAAGGTGTCTCCTCTGGGGCTCCAATGCTGCTCAAGGAGATCTTCCAGATTGGCTCTCTGGTTCTGTTTCAGGTCATCCCACTGATGGAGCTCATCCTTGGAGTGCACCTTGACCTTGGAagtaaaattaaacaaaattcaGTTCAGCTGAAAACGAGGAAATGAGGATCAATAGATGggcccttaccctaaccctaaccctcaccctaacccacacaaaatgtaattatttaaatttcaaTTCTAGAGtcagtttaataaaatatataatgttaaaCCCCTGCATTATTAGtccctttaaattaaaatgcttCTCAGAAAAAGCTATCTACAGatgaaaaactgatttttattgCATGCTAGTAAAAGTATTAAAGTTTGGGGAAAACCTGGTAGTGGAATTCACTGCTGATGCTTTCACACCCTATTAACCTCATAGCCATACATCAAACAGAGGTAGGTGTTGGTATGCACACAACAATCAATTGGTGTAGTTAGAGCATTAACCAAGCAGCAGACAGCATGCACAATACTGTAGCATTTGTACTGTACCTGTCCATGTCCGTTTCCCTGACTGAGAGTCTGGTTTCGATGCTGGTCCTTACTGTGGTTGTGCGGTCTGCGAGATGATTTTCTCTTGAGCACTGGGGGTCTTGGAACTGGCTGACATCGACACTCCACATGATCAACCACTGACACCACTGCTTTAGCGTACGTGGGTCTTTTGTTTACATATTCGATCTTCATGACCTGGAGAGattgagaagaagaagactgtaGTCATAGGGAataatttacagtttataaCCAACTTGTTCTTCTGGGATGTTGTAGATGTGTGtggttagtgtgtatatatctgtgtgtgggtgtttacCTGCAGGTATCTGGTGTGTGTGACAACAGGGACACACTGCAGGCTCTTGGTGTTGCAGCAGCCGGAGCAGCGCTGCACCTCAACGCAAGGTGGCCATAGCAAGAAGTTAGCGTTGCTGCGGTCTAACATCGCTCTGGTGACCTCAACCACTTCTGTACGAACTTTACAAAGAGCCTGCTGGGCTGGCTGGGCATCTGCGGGATGAGATATGACTGAATATGAGTATGACTTGTAGCATTGGGATTAGTATCAGTAGTATTAGTACTCAGAActtactgcattttaaaaatctcCTAGGACCACTGGCTGACTTTAGAAAATCCATCTCacatgtttatgtatttgttgaGCCAATAAGTCAAAAGAGCAACAAAATGCACATGGGACTCCTCATGATTAGCTACAGAATTCTTTCTTCAGTGCATGCATGCCTACAGCCTGTTGTTAGCTGTAGCAGAGCAGGAGATAGCAGATGGATTATGAAActcatgcattttaaatgagTAGATATGCAAAAACTTCTTCTAATCACTCTGTAGATTATTACTCTCAAACATGAACGAAATTCAGTCCGCCTTGCTTCACAAAAGTTTAGGACTCTTTCTCTTGGATTTACAAAAGCATGTAAAACATTCAGCATAGTTTACATCTTGAGTTATATAGGGCCATTAGTATCTCCTTTTGCTAGAGGGAATCCTGCAAAGTCACCCAGACTGCTGTAGAGTGATGTCAGGGGATTCAGACATCTGTTTCATCGCGATAGCGAAGAAAAGGTTAATGGGAAGGATTTTACCGTGTCAAAAAAGCCATACATGTCACATTAATCAACTCACAGGAAGACTGACTAATGAGGATGGAGTATGTCTACATTCACGGGGAAAATCAGGAATCCTTCATGCCAGCACTACAAGCTTCTATTTTTGCGTGGGACAGGAGTGAATATTTATCGTGAAGATCAGACATGCCATGacaaagcttctttttttatgtgtgagcCATATAAAAGCAGTGATGTCTCTATTTTATGATTAAATTCTAGTCTTGAGCCCGACAAGAACACAGTCCTTCAAATGGCACGCTagagaaacaaaaaggaaggggggggggtttgctCACCAAGGCTCCGTGGTAATCTGTGACCTCCATTGGCTGCTGAATTTCCCTCCTCGTCATCTgagacaaaacaataaacaaatacaacatttgaCTTATGTAGACATGGCAAATGATTTATGAACGTTTTGTTTTCAGAATGTgatatacaatattttttattctaagACCTTGTAAGCACCCTCTGCATGTACACAGATAAAACAGGAGTTCAGGTCCTTGCATATGGGTGTGTAAATGTGAGCGTGCacaaaaagatagaaagaaagaggcagagacaAAGAGGGTGTGGGGGTAGTTAATGTCACATGTGAGTGtgcaggcagagagagacagaaagacagctAGTTTAAATAAGCACACTCTTATAATTTAAACTTATTTGCATGTATAATTTGCACGCATGTTTTTCAGGGATCATGTAATCTGCCTGCTGCTTGTTTTCTGCATTtgtttgatggtttgtttgctTGACTTGCTTTTATTACTCGACTTGTTTACTAGTCACAATTAGGGTAGAAAAGCAAAGACTTATTGTTCTTTCAGTTCATCTTTACGTAGCTCACACACATAATAATATTACTACACTCTTCAATACAATTCCTTGCCAATTGAGTAAAAACAGCATGTctcagtccacatgttgataaGAACTAAGAAAATATCTTGGCTCATGACATCATTATATATAGGGCTGCaaccaacaattattttaattattcattaatcaGTCAATTACTTTCTCAAATATGTCattcaaaatgtcagaaaaaatgtcaatcactgtttctcTAAGCCCTAAATGCagctaaaatgtcttgttttttcctgacaacagtccacaaccaaaAGATAATAATTTTactgaagaaaccagaaaataatcaCGTTTCAGACGCTGGAAACAGAGAATTTCtgcatttattcttttaaaaaatgactcaaaataatgaatcgATTATCAAAAGAGTTggagattaattttctgtctattGACTAATCGATTCATGGTTGCAGTTCTAAATATGCATGTATTTCAGAGTTAAAACACAGCACAACAtgcaacaaaaccaaaaaaactcatattttgtgctttttgtcATCGTATTTCAAAATAAGCACATTCTAAACAATCATGAAATGCTgctaaaacaaatgtatttagtGAAGTTGtgattaatgatttt
This window contains:
- the pdgfbb gene encoding hepatoma-derived growth factor-related protein 2 isoform X1; its protein translation is MSSWVHLLLALLAACLRFGVAEEDPLPAALVELVRNSPISSIEDLQLLLLTDSVDDEEGNSAANGGHRLPRSLDAQPAQQALCKVRTEVVEVTRAMLDRSNANFLLWPPCVEVQRCSGCCNTKSLQCVPVVTHTRYLQVMKIEYVNKRPTYAKAVVSVVDHVECRCQPVPRPPVLKRKSSRRPHNHSKDQHRNQTLSQGNGHGQVKVHSKDELHQWDDLKQNQRANLEDLLEQHWSPRGDTFTQHGEGYSLPEEDTSQSEEAILYGPHWAHNSTGPLGTKDQRENQGNVERKNGKISEGNKTQSAVDNVGVEQKLAEGWDGLLLNNTEWKVNEGNSETQTHRPSWQDDKSKFSKPATHSPQAKFSPTEATVDQVGSRFRPTKEPNPDPRGQARRKDNETPEEDRILQLEKEKLEEEKKELLLLHKRLDQEKEILRQQQEERQKEKETDSQHHLHSKHHHHHLQTTTTQKPETTSTTTTKQPSAPAGPRPPARPKKRMRKNRKRISKAAMRAMLM
- the pdgfbb gene encoding hepatoma-derived growth factor-related protein 2 isoform X2, with the translated sequence MLDRSNANFLLWPPCVEVQRCSGCCNTKSLQCVPVVTHTRYLQVMKIEYVNKRPTYAKAVVSVVDHVECRCQPVPRPPVLKRKSSRRPHNHSKDQHRNQTLSQGNGHGQVKVHSKDELHQWDDLKQNQRANLEDLLEQHWSPRGDTFTQHGEGYSLPEEDTSQSEEAILYGPHWAHNSTGPLGTKDQRENQGNVERKNGKISEGNKTQSAVDNVGVEQKLAEGWDGLLLNNTEWKVNEGNSETQTHRPSWQDDKSKFSKPATHSPQAKFSPTEATVDQVGSRFRPTKEPNPDPRGQARRKDNETPEEDRILQLEKEKLEEEKKELLLLHKRLDQEKEILRQQQEERQKEKETDSQHHLHSKHHHHHLQTTTTQKPETTSTTTTKQPSAPAGPRPPARPKKRMRKNRKRISKAAMRAMLM